The following coding sequences lie in one Danio rerio strain Tuebingen ecotype United States chromosome 25, GRCz12tu, whole genome shotgun sequence genomic window:
- the prr5l gene encoding proline-rich protein 5-like isoform X1 → MGSLRKPRPRFMSSPVLSDLARFHASSPTLQLSNASVWNSVQTAVIKVFEGGGLQPNELYTLNESIRWLLRTELGSFITEYFQDQLLNKGLTSILEQIQLHDDENRLQALSEMWVRFFTEILPTLQAIFYPVQGQELTVRQMALLGFRNMVLLKLSLEKVLQDSSCPSSITQMLLILQGIHEPNGPTQEYFLLERLVEMVISPYLSNYLKRSPSDSSSEGNRLVNTPHLAQPEIMVTHFAHESFLAPLIEHEGEAYLERTAGVRRHTVANVQSDIQLLTMNNRMHSEKVEVSGTSRTTKTESKRTPKTPFCSEPAFFDSLPSGMEIRRGQSNAEMKCGLTS, encoded by the exons ATGGGGTCATTACGAAAGCCCAGACCCCGTTTCATGAGCTCGCCCGTGCTGTCAGACCTGGCCCGCTTTCATGCCAGCTCGCCAACTTTGCAACTGTCCAACGCCAGTGTTTGGAACAG TGTCCAGACGGCTGTTATTAAAGTGTTTGAAGGTGGAGGACTTCAGCCCAATGAGCTTTATACCTTAAATGAAAGTATAAG ATGGCTTTTGAGGACTGAGCTGGGATCATTTATCACTGAATATTTTCAG GATCAACTCTTGAATAAGGGTCTGACGAGTATTTTAGAACAGATTCAGCTTCATGATG ATGAAAACCGTCTCCAAGCGCTGTCTGAGATGTGGGTGAGGTTTTTCACAGAGATCCTGCCAACTCTTCAAGCTATTTTCTACCCTGTGCAG GGTCAGGAGTTGACTGTCAGGCAAATGGCTCTGCTAGGCTTCAGGAACATGGTTCTGTTAAAGCTTTCCTTGGAGAAGGTGCTTCAGGACTCCTCGTGTCCTTCTTCAATCACACAGATGCTGCTCATTCTGCAG GGCATTCATGAGCCCAACGGACCAACGCAAGAGTATTTTCTACTGGAGAGACTAGTAGAGATGGTTATATCGCCTTACCTGAGTAACTACCTCAAGAGGAGCCCGAGTGATTCTTCTTCAG AGGGTAACAGACTGGTTAACACTCCACACCTCGCTCAACCCGAGATTATGGTGACGCATTTTGCCCACGAGTCCTTCCTGGCACCTCTAATTGAACACGAAGGTGAAGCCTATTTGGAAAGGACTGCCGGTGTGAGACGCCACACTGTCGCCAATGTGCAATCGGACATCCAGCTCCTGACCATGAATAACAGGATGCACTCAGAGAAAGTCGAGGTCAGTGGGACATCCAGAACAACCAAGACAGAGAGCAAAAGGACACCTAAGACTCCTTTCTGCAGCGAACCTGCCTTTTTTGACTCCCTGCCAAGTGGCATGGAAATCCGGCGAGGCCAAAGCAATGCAGAGATGAAGTGTGGCTTAACTAGTTAG
- the prr5l gene encoding proline-rich protein 5-like isoform X2, with translation MLSIERISPNNSVQTAVIKVFEGGGLQPNELYTLNESIRWLLRTELGSFITEYFQDQLLNKGLTSILEQIQLHDDENRLQALSEMWVRFFTEILPTLQAIFYPVQGQELTVRQMALLGFRNMVLLKLSLEKVLQDSSCPSSITQMLLILQGIHEPNGPTQEYFLLERLVEMVISPYLSNYLKRSPSDSSSEGNRLVNTPHLAQPEIMVTHFAHESFLAPLIEHEGEAYLERTAGVRRHTVANVQSDIQLLTMNNRMHSEKVEVSGTSRTTKTESKRTPKTPFCSEPAFFDSLPSGMEIRRGQSNAEMKCGLTS, from the exons ATGCTGAGCATAGAGAGAATTTCCCCAAACAACAG TGTCCAGACGGCTGTTATTAAAGTGTTTGAAGGTGGAGGACTTCAGCCCAATGAGCTTTATACCTTAAATGAAAGTATAAG ATGGCTTTTGAGGACTGAGCTGGGATCATTTATCACTGAATATTTTCAG GATCAACTCTTGAATAAGGGTCTGACGAGTATTTTAGAACAGATTCAGCTTCATGATG ATGAAAACCGTCTCCAAGCGCTGTCTGAGATGTGGGTGAGGTTTTTCACAGAGATCCTGCCAACTCTTCAAGCTATTTTCTACCCTGTGCAG GGTCAGGAGTTGACTGTCAGGCAAATGGCTCTGCTAGGCTTCAGGAACATGGTTCTGTTAAAGCTTTCCTTGGAGAAGGTGCTTCAGGACTCCTCGTGTCCTTCTTCAATCACACAGATGCTGCTCATTCTGCAG GGCATTCATGAGCCCAACGGACCAACGCAAGAGTATTTTCTACTGGAGAGACTAGTAGAGATGGTTATATCGCCTTACCTGAGTAACTACCTCAAGAGGAGCCCGAGTGATTCTTCTTCAG AGGGTAACAGACTGGTTAACACTCCACACCTCGCTCAACCCGAGATTATGGTGACGCATTTTGCCCACGAGTCCTTCCTGGCACCTCTAATTGAACACGAAGGTGAAGCCTATTTGGAAAGGACTGCCGGTGTGAGACGCCACACTGTCGCCAATGTGCAATCGGACATCCAGCTCCTGACCATGAATAACAGGATGCACTCAGAGAAAGTCGAGGTCAGTGGGACATCCAGAACAACCAAGACAGAGAGCAAAAGGACACCTAAGACTCCTTTCTGCAGCGAACCTGCCTTTTTTGACTCCCTGCCAAGTGGCATGGAAATCCGGCGAGGCCAAAGCAATGCAGAGATGAAGTGTGGCTTAACTAGTTAG